The Benincasa hispida cultivar B227 chromosome 9, ASM972705v1, whole genome shotgun sequence genome has a segment encoding these proteins:
- the LOC120085260 gene encoding hexokinase-2, chloroplastic gives MSVAAVGSFSLLRSPTWIGRPRFTMAFRSKAVSVSPILTKFQKDCDTPLPVLRHVADAMADDMRAGLAVDGGSDLKMILSYVDTLPSGNEKGLFYALDLGGTNFRVLRVQLGGKEERVIATEFEQVSIPQHLMFATSQELFDFIASGLEKFVESEGDRFHLCPGRKREIGFTFSFPVKQTSIDSGILIKWTKGFAVSGVAGKDVVACLNEAMERRGLDMRVSALVNDTVGTLAGARYYDDDVVAAVILGTGTNACYIERKNAIPKLQGQASSSGKTIINTEWGAYSNGLPLTVFDREMDAASINPGEQIFEKTIAGMYLGEITRRVLLAMAEFSPLFGKSVPKKLSTQFILSTPDICAMQQDVSNDLQAVGSILYNVFGVESDLSARKIVVEVCDTIAKRGGRLAGAGIVGILQKIEDFEDVKVGKRRVVAMDGGLYENYPQYRRYLKEGVTELLGTELAKNVAIEHTKDGSGIGAALLAASNSIYKT, from the exons ATGTCGGTCGCCGCCGTTGGATCTTTCTCTCTACTAAGATCTCCGACGTGGATCGGCCGCCCTCGCTTCACCATGGCCTTCCGATCCAAAGCGGTCTCTGTTTCCCCAATTTTGACTAAGTTTCAGAAGGATTGCGACACCCCTTTGCCGGTATTGCGCCACGTGGCCGATGCAATGGCCGACGATATGCGAGCTGGGCTTGCCGTCGACGGCGGCAGCGATCTGAAAATGATTCTTAGCTATGTCGACACTCTCCCTAGTGG gaatgAGAAAGGATTGTTTTATGCATTGGATCTTGGTGGCACCAATTTTCGAGTGCTTAGAGTGCAATTGGGTGGCAAAGAAGAACGTGTCATTGCCACTGAATTTGAACAAGTTTCAATTCCTCAGCACTTAATGTTTGCCACATCTCAG GAGCTCTTTGATTTCATTGCTTCTGGTCTGGAAAAATTTGTAGAGAGTGAAGGTGACAGATTCCACCTTTGTCCtggaagaaagagagagattggATTCACATTCTCATTCCCTGTGAAACAAACTTCCATTGATTCTGGCATATTAATCAAGTGGACTAAAGGTTTTGCTGTTTCTGGAGTG GCCGGGAAAGATGTTGTTGCTTGTCTAAATGAAGCCATGGAAAGGCGGGGACTAGATATGCGCGTTTCGGCCCTT GTTAACGATACGGTTGGAACCTTGGCTGGAGCAAGATACTACGACGATGATGTTGTGGCTGCTGTGATTTTAGGTACAGGAACCAATGCCTGTTATATAGAACGAAAAAATGCTATTCCTAAGTTGCAAGGCCAGGCATCTTCTTCAGGGAAAACA ATTATCAACACAGAGTGGGGAGCATATTCAAATGGTCTTCCTCTTACTGTTTTTGATAGAGAGATGGATGCTGCCAGTATCAATCCAGGGGAGCAG ATCTTTGAGAAGACAATAGCTGGAATGTACCTCGGTGAAATTACTCGTAGAGTGCTTTTGGCAATGGCTGAATTCTCCCCTCTTTTCGGCAAATCCGTTCCCAAAAAGTTGTCAACACAGTTCATCCTCAG CACACCAGATATATGTGCTATGCAACAAGATGTCTCCAATGACCTTCAAGCCGTCGGATCGATCTTGTACAATGTTTTCGGG GTCGAGTCAGATTTAAGTGCAAGAAAAATCGTCGTAGAGGTGTGTGACACAATTGCAAAGCGAGGGGGGCGATTGGCAGGGGCAGGAATTGTTGGAATCTTGCAGAAGATAGAAGATTTTGAAGATGTAAAGGTTGGAAAGAGGAGAGTTGTGGCCATGGATGGAGGATTGTATGAGAATTATCCACAATACAGAAGGTACCTTAAAGAAGGAGTAACAGAACTTTTGGGGACAGAGTTGGCTAAGAATGTCGCCATTGAACATACCAAGGATGGCTCTGGCATTGGGGCTGCTCTTTTGGCTGCTTCAAATTCTATTTATAAAACATGA